A genome region from Ahaetulla prasina isolate Xishuangbanna chromosome 8, ASM2864084v1, whole genome shotgun sequence includes the following:
- the NOP14 gene encoding nucleolar protein 14: MARRGPAAACSKNPFEVKVNREKFPVLGRRVRHAVGLPGVARSRAHAKRQRSLQKEFQQREKSGVFRDRRFGEYDGGMSAEEKAERRFALERQKTFEKKNVYNLNEEEDLTHYGHSLADIEKFNDVVDSDSDTEEKGMLSEELTASHFGGLLSKKKPTEQQNGEGQNPKSRKELVEELIAKSKLEKKERQAQRENTLELTEKLNNDWREIQALLVPRTSKSETQTQVQEKPKPDEYDVLVRELGFEMKTQPSDRMKTEEELAKEEREKLQQLEADRLRRMKGEERKENSKKPKHLSADDLADGFLLTKDDQPLLSYCNDKDDEDGKEESENQESEEESDAESVNDPSEGDADEETVQGKSFSKSQKTIKKPNALRDKEAAQLELPYLFAAPESYEQLQSLLLGRTAEEQMDIVQRIRKTNHPSLAIGNKAKLEKLFGFLVEYIGELAREEAPKLKTIDELVVVLFELCQMFPKAASDHMKLLLQEAMHSMEEIAEGNGLLTFPELDMLLYLKIITVLFPTSDFWHPVVTPSLIYMSQLLTKCAVRTEQDVVKGLFVCCLFLDYTSLSQRFVPELVNFLLGVLHLAIPNKEAQGYCLLPPFVSLGKHSNLLVVCEKSGRETWQNRNISLHVLSSSKGRSKIDTNNLRLSCVALALALAKRCAVLYGQLPSFREIVGPLRLLLSSLVLQAAKYPAQLQELHQSILEKLDVPRPYSPLVCDKRKPVPLKLYTPKIVKVLEFGRKQGSSKQEQERQRLVHKHRRELKGAVRELRRDNQFLAKMQLKEVMERDSERKRKVKQLFQSLAQQEGDWKALKRKKR; the protein is encoded by the exons ATGGCGCGGCGGggcccggccgcggcctgctcgAAGAACCCCTTTGAGGTGAAAGTCAACCGGGAGAAGTTCCCCGTCTTGGGCCGGCGGGTTCGGCACGCGGTGGGGCTGCCGGGCGTGGCGCGCTCCCGGGCCCACGCAAAG CGCCAGCGGAGCCTGCAGAAGGAGTTCCAGCAGCGGGAGAAGAGCGGCGTCTTCAGGGACCGGCGCTTCGGCGAGTACGATGGCGGGATGAGCGCCGAGGAGAAGGCCGAGCGGAGGTTCGCCTTGGAGCGGCAG AAAAcgtttgaaaagaaaaatgtatataacCTCAATGAAGAAGAAGACTTAACTCACTATGGCCATTCTCTAGCAGACATCGAGAAGTTTAATGACGTCGTTGATAGTGACAGCGATACTGAAGAAAAAGGAATGTTATCAG AGGAATTAACCGCTTCTCATTTTGGAGGACTCCTTTCTAAGAAAAAACCCACAGAACAGCAGAACGGAGAAGGTCAAAATCCCAAGTCACGGAAGGAACTTGTTGAAGAGCTGATAGCAAAATCTAAATTGGAAAAG AAAGAGCGACAAGCTCAGCGGGAAAATACTCTGGAACTTACAGAAAAACTTAACAACGATTGGAGAGAGATCCAAGCCCTTTTGGTACCGAGGACCTCCAAGTCAGAGACACAAACTCAAGTTCAAGAAAAACCCAAG CCAGACGAATACGATGTGCTGGTTAGAGAGCTCGGATTTGAAATGAAGACGCAGCCTTCAGATAGGATGAAAACTGAAGAAGAACTGGCAAAAGAAGAGCGAGAGAAACTCCAGCAATTAgag GCTGATCGCTTACGTCGCATGAAAGGAGAGGAACGAAAGGAGAACAGCAAGAAACCGAAGCACCTATCAGCTGACGATTTGGCAGACGGGTTTCTCCTGACCAAAGACGACCAACCTTTGCTGTCCTACTGT AATGACAAGGACGATGAAGATGGAAAGGAGGAAAGTGAGAATCAAGAAAGCGAAGAAGAGTCTGACGCCGAAAGCGTTAATGATCCCTCCGAAGGTGACGCTGATGAAGAGACGGTCCAGGGGAAGAGTTTTTCAAAAAGCCAAAAGACAATCAAGAAACCAAACGCCCTCAGAGACAAAGAGGCTGCCCAGCTGGAGTTGCCGTATTTGTTTGCTG CGCCTGAATCGTACGAGCAGCTTCAGTCTTTACTGTTGGGAAGAACAGCAGAAGAACAAATGGACATCGTGCAGAGAATTCGGAAGACGAACCATCCCAGTCTCGCCATAGGGAACAAAGCCAAGTTAGAA AAACTGTTCGGATTCCTTGTGGAGTACATTGGAGAGTTGGCTCGTGAGGAGGCGCCAAAACTGAAAACCATTGACGAGCTGGTCGT AGTCCTCTTCGAGCTTTGCCAGATGTTTCCTAAAGCCGCCAGTGATCATATGAAGCTTCTCCTTCAAGAGGCCATGCACAGCATGGAAGAGATCGCGGAAGGAAACGGACTGCTAACATTCCCAGAGTTGGACatg CTCCTGTATTTGAAAATCATTACCGTTCTTTTTCCAACTTCTGATTTTTGGCATCCGGTAGTAACACCGTCGTTAATTTACATGAGCCAATTACTTACAAAG TGCGCTGTAAGAACGGAACAAGACGTTGTAAAAGGGTTATTTGTTTGCTGTCTCTTCCTGGACTACACATCCCTGTCTCAAAGATTTGTCCCAGAGCTGGTCAATTTTCTTCTGGGAGTCCTTCACCTGGCGATACCTAACAAGGAAGCTCAAG gtTATTGTTTGCTGCCTCCTTTCGTGTCACTCGGAAAACATTCCAACTTGCTTGTGGTCTGTGAAAAATCAGGGAGAGAAACATGGCAAAACCGAAACATCTCGCTCCACGTTTTAAGTAGCTCAAAAGGAAGAAGCAAAATAGATACGAATAATTTGAG ATTGTCATGCGTGGCTCTGGCTTTGGCCCTAGCGAAACGATGCGCCGTTCTTTATGGgcagcttccatccttccgtgaAATTGTGGGTCCTCTCCGGTTGCTGCTGTCCTCGCTCGTACTTCAGGCAGCCAAGTATCCTGCCCAGCTTCAA GAGCTACATCAGAGCATCCTGGAGAAACTCGATGTCCCGAGGCCCTACAGCCCATTGGTCTGCGACAAGAGGAAGCCCGTTCCTTTGAAGCTGTACACTCCCAAAATAGTGAAGGT ACTGGAATTCGGACGGAAGCAAGGGAGCAGTAAGCAAGAGCAGGAACGGCAGCGCCTCGTTCACAAGCACAGGCGTGAGCTCAAAGGAGCCGTGCGCGAGCTCCGCCGGGACAACCAGTTCCTGGCAAAGATGCAGCTTAAAGAAGTCATGGAAAG